One Chlamydiales bacterium STE3 DNA segment encodes these proteins:
- a CDS encoding Uncharacterized protein (Product derived from UniProtKB/Trembl:D6YV23), translating to MIPCSIEGLMKFLTSKKYEPVLQKETNQIYVLFKIENQDFPLFFRIYEGNDLLQLLVFFPLQVRKERYEAIARLLHLLNKEIDLPGLGIDETVGLVYHRIMIPAINHKIDVHLLESYLESVPKICQQFFSTIAGTAMSEMSYDEMMKKSQFKGS from the coding sequence ATGATTCCATGTAGTATCGAAGGCTTGATGAAGTTTCTAACAAGCAAAAAATATGAGCCTGTTTTGCAAAAAGAGACAAATCAAATTTATGTGCTCTTTAAAATCGAAAACCAAGACTTTCCGCTTTTTTTCCGCATTTATGAGGGTAACGATCTTTTACAACTGCTTGTTTTCTTTCCTTTACAAGTAAGGAAAGAACGCTATGAAGCCATTGCGCGCCTTTTGCACTTATTAAACAAAGAAATCGATCTCCCTGGGCTAGGAATTGATGAAACTGTCGGCCTCGTTTACCATCGAATTATGATTCCTGCAATCAATCACAAAATTGATGTTCATCTCCTGGAAAGCTACCTCGAATCTGTCCCAAAAATCTGTCAGCAGTTTTTTTCTACAATTGCAGGTACGGCAATGAGCGAAATGAGCTATGACGAAATGATGAAAAAAAGTCAGTTTAAAGGAAGTTAA
- a CDS encoding DNA polymerase III subunit epsilon (Product derived from UniProtKB/Swiss-Prot:O83649;Gene name derived from UniProtKB/Swiss-Prot:O83649;EC number derived from UniProtKB/Swiss-Prot:O83649) — protein sequence MALRVIFYDTETTGVRPDKDRIIEIAAFDPTRNLTFEKLVNPGCSIPKEASAIHGITDDMVASAPDFATIGKEFIDFCEGEVMLVAHNNDAFDIHFLRNECSRYTLLLPTEWKYFDTLKWARRYRNDLPRHSLQFLREIYEIPKNNAHRALDDVIVLHQIFNFMVDDLTPEQVHSLLNKPRILQHMPFGKYQGKLLKEVPPEYLEWLKQSGAFEKPENQELKEAILQLATI from the coding sequence ATGGCCCTTAGGGTAATATTTTATGATACTGAAACGACTGGAGTTCGACCTGATAAAGATCGTATTATAGAAATTGCTGCTTTTGACCCTACTCGGAATCTTACATTTGAAAAGCTGGTGAACCCAGGATGCTCAATTCCTAAAGAAGCAAGTGCTATTCATGGCATTACTGATGACATGGTAGCATCTGCTCCTGACTTTGCGACGATTGGAAAAGAATTCATCGATTTTTGCGAGGGTGAAGTCATGCTCGTCGCGCATAATAATGATGCATTTGATATTCATTTTCTTAGGAATGAATGCTCTCGCTATACCCTACTCCTGCCAACTGAGTGGAAGTATTTTGATACCCTAAAATGGGCTCGGCGCTACCGAAACGACCTGCCAAGACATAGTTTACAATTTTTGCGGGAAATCTACGAAATTCCCAAAAACAACGCTCACCGAGCCTTGGATGACGTGATTGTTCTTCATCAAATTTTCAATTTTATGGTGGATGATCTGACCCCTGAACAAGTGCATTCGTTATTAAATAAGCCAAGAATACTTCAACACATGCCTTTTGGAAAATATCAAGGGAAACTTCTAAAAGAAGTTCCTCCTGAATACTTAGAATGGCTAAAGCAATCTGGGGCTTTCGAAAAGCCTGAAAATCAAGAGCTCAAAGAAGCGATTTTACAGCTAGCGACAATTTAG